From the genome of Thermaerobacter marianensis DSM 12885:
TGGGATCCGCCCCACCGGCCGGCGGGCTCTGCGGTCGCCGGCGGGAAAGGAGGTGGCGCCAGTGAAGTGCACCAAGTGCGGCGAGCAGGCGGTCGTGCCGATCCGCCGGCACAACGCGGCGTTCTGCACCGAGCACTTCTTCGAGTACTTCGAGAACCAGGTCCAGCGTGCCATCAAGGAACACCGCATGTTCACCCACGACGACAGGATCCTGGTGGCCGTCTCGGGCGGCAAGGACAGCCTGGCCATCTGGGACGTGCTGCTGCGCCTGGGTTACGAAGCCCACGGCCTCTACATCGACCTGGGCATCGGCGAGTACTCCAAGCGCTCCACCGAGAAGGTGCGCCGGTTCGCCGAGGAACGCGGTGCCGTCCTGCGCGTCGTGTCGGTGGAGGAGGAGTACGGCCTGGGCACCACAGAGCTGGCGCGCAAGGCCGGCCGGCCCGCGTGCTCGGCTTGCGGGCTCAACAAGCGGTACCTGTTCAACCGCGAGGCCCTGGCCGGCGGGTACGACGTGATCGTCACCGGGCACAACCTGGACGACGAGGCCGCCACCCTCCTGGGTAACGTGCTCCACTGGAACACCGGGTACCTGGCGCGCCAGGCGCCGGTGCTGGAGGCCAGCGCGCCCAACCTGGTCAAGAAGGTCAAGCCGCTGTACCGGCTGACCGAACGCGAGATCGCGTCCTATGCCGTCCTGCGGGGCATCGACTACATCGTCGAGGAGTGCCCCATGGCCAAGGGCGCCAAGTCCATCCAGTACAAGCACATCCTCAACCAGCTGGAAGAACTCTCGCCCGGCGCCAAGGCGCGCTTTTTGTTCGGGTTCCTGGAGCACGGGCGGCCCCACTTCGAACAGGAGCGCCAGCAGGTGGAGGTGCGGCCGTGCCGGATCTGCGGCCAGCCCACCACCGCGGAGATCTGCGCCCACTGTCGCATGATGCAGCGCGTGGGCGTCGCGGTGGCGGGCGACTGAGTCTTGACCGGGCGGGGGATGGGGCCCTCATCCCGTCTGGATGCGCCCAAGAAGGGGTTGCGGGCCCGGGTGCCGGCCATGGCGCTCGGGCCCGTGCTTTTCGTGGTACGGCCCGCGGCGGGACGGGGTGACGCCGGCCCGCCCGGCACCGCTTCCGGGAGGGCGGCAACCCTTGCGGGAGCCGGAACCGCTTGGGGGAGACCGGCACCACAATCCGCCCGCGCCGCCTGCTGCCGGGCCTCGTCGCCTGGTGGAAGGTGGAAGCTGTCGCAGGGAGCACCACGTCGCCGCCGCCCGTCCGGGGCACGTTAAGAACGGGGGTGAGTCCCATGGCCCGTACGGGCGAAGAACCCGGCCCGGGGATCTACACCTGCACCCGGTGCGGGCAGTCGGTGCGGCTGGACGACGCGGGCGATCGCCTGCCGCCCTGTCCCGACTGCCGGAACACCGAGTTCGTCCGCGCGGTGGGCGACCCGGCGGCGGCCGGGACCAGCGCCCGGCTGGACGAACCGGCATGGCGCAACGACCGGGGCCCGCATGGCCGGCCCTGACGGCTGCGGCGGGTGGGCGCAACGTGCGGGTGCAACGTGCGGGTGGCCGGCGGTCCTGCGGTGTGTTCCCCGCCGCCACCTGGGCGGTGCAGCGGCATGGATGCCCGCGATCAGGTGGGGAAGGGAGCGGCCCGCTGGAAGGGACCCGCAGGGAGCAGCAGGGAAGGAACTCGGAAGTGACGGGCCACCGAAGGGACGAGGCCGGCAGGTCAACCCTGCCGGCCTCATCCCTTCCGTTTGAGCGGGAGACGGGAATCGAACCCGCGGCCTTCACCTTGGGAGGGTGACGCTCTACCACTGAGCTACTCCCGCCCGTGTCTCGCTTGTTTGCCTCCCACGCGGCCTGCCCGCGCCCGGTGGCGCGCTGCTCA
Proteins encoded in this window:
- a CDS encoding TIGR00269 family protein, whose amino-acid sequence is MKCTKCGEQAVVPIRRHNAAFCTEHFFEYFENQVQRAIKEHRMFTHDDRILVAVSGGKDSLAIWDVLLRLGYEAHGLYIDLGIGEYSKRSTEKVRRFAEERGAVLRVVSVEEEYGLGTTELARKAGRPACSACGLNKRYLFNREALAGGYDVIVTGHNLDDEAATLLGNVLHWNTGYLARQAPVLEASAPNLVKKVKPLYRLTEREIASYAVLRGIDYIVEECPMAKGAKSIQYKHILNQLEELSPGAKARFLFGFLEHGRPHFEQERQQVEVRPCRICGQPTTAEICAHCRMMQRVGVAVAGD
- a CDS encoding zinc ribbon-containing protein, with product MARTGEEPGPGIYTCTRCGQSVRLDDAGDRLPPCPDCRNTEFVRAVGDPAAAGTSARLDEPAWRNDRGPHGRP